One Fusobacterium ulcerans DNA segment encodes these proteins:
- a CDS encoding aminopeptidase: MEKKIEKYVELAVKIGINLQQGQILVINSPVETADFTRKIVEAAYKNGAKEVIVHWNDEICGKYKYLYGAEELFENYPQWQVESVMEYMRKGAAFLSVYASDPELLKDVEQNKIAKYQRARSRALKEYYDKILNNYNQWCVVSVPTDAWAGKIFPELTKEESKEKLWDLIFSIVRADKENPIEEWKKHLNSLKENMNYLNKKKFKKLIYKNSLGTNLEIGLPEGHIWTAGGETSKEGVYFVANMPTEEIFTLPKKDEVNGIVYSSKPFSYGGNLIENFSLTFKEGKVVDFSAEKGKEILKQLLKSDEGSSYLGEVALVPYDSPISNSNTIFYNTLFDENASCHLALGQAYPICLENGSEMDESQLREKGVNISMVHEDFMVGTSDLEVIGIDHLGNETLIMKNGNFAFTEK, from the coding sequence ATGGAAAAAAAGATAGAGAAGTATGTAGAACTTGCTGTAAAGATTGGAATAAATCTTCAGCAGGGACAGATTTTGGTTATAAATTCTCCTGTAGAAACAGCTGACTTTACAAGAAAAATTGTAGAGGCTGCATATAAAAATGGAGCAAAAGAAGTAATAGTTCATTGGAATGATGAGATATGTGGGAAATATAAGTATCTATACGGAGCAGAGGAGCTATTTGAAAATTATCCACAATGGCAGGTAGAATCTGTTATGGAATATATGAGAAAAGGAGCTGCTTTTCTAAGTGTATATGCTTCTGATCCAGAATTATTAAAAGATGTAGAGCAAAACAAAATCGCAAAATATCAGAGAGCCAGAAGCAGAGCATTGAAGGAATATTATGATAAAATACTGAATAACTATAATCAATGGTGTGTAGTATCTGTACCAACTGATGCTTGGGCTGGAAAAATATTCCCAGAATTGACTAAAGAAGAAAGTAAAGAAAAATTATGGGATCTCATTTTCTCAATAGTGAGAGCAGATAAAGAAAATCCAATAGAGGAATGGAAAAAACATTTAAACTCATTAAAAGAGAATATGAATTATCTTAATAAAAAGAAATTTAAAAAGTTGATATATAAAAATTCACTTGGAACAAATCTGGAGATAGGTCTTCCAGAGGGGCATATTTGGACAGCAGGAGGAGAAACTTCAAAAGAGGGTGTATATTTTGTAGCAAATATGCCTACTGAGGAAATATTTACACTGCCTAAAAAAGATGAAGTTAATGGAATAGTTTACAGCAGCAAGCCTTTTAGTTATGGAGGTAATTTAATAGAAAATTTCTCACTTACATTTAAAGAGGGAAAAGTAGTAGATTTTTCTGCTGAAAAGGGAAAAGAAATTCTTAAACAGCTTTTAAAAAGTGATGAGGGATCATCTTATCTTGGAGAGGTAGCACTTGTTCCATATGATTCGCCAATTTCAAATTCAAATACTATATTTTACAATACTCTTTTTGATGAAAATGCTTCATGTCATCTGGCATTGGGGCAGGCTTATCCTATTTGCTTAGAAAATGGAAGTGAAATGGATGAGAGTCAGCTTAGAGAAAAAGGGGTAAATATTTCAATGGTACATGAAGATTTCATGGTTGGAACTTCTGACTTGGAAGTAATTGGAATAGACCATCTTGGAAATGAAACTTTGATAATGAAAAATGGAAATTTTGCCTTTACTGAAAAGTAA
- a CDS encoding esterase/lipase family protein, which yields MSYRIVLIHGFHRDYRDMEPLEQNLTSLGYKVENLNFPLTFPDIKFSVEMLKSFLLDLKYGGLSEKEEIVLIGYGLGGLLIEETLRDKEAEDIVDKIVLIAAPLRDSVVHRRLKRIFPLLDTIFKPLRLFKRKKEYEIDRKIEIGLIIGTETDGIFSKWLGEYNDGLVNSKECMLGYAKDTLFLPLVHDEIHKKMGTAKYINNFISKGQFRVD from the coding sequence ATGAGCTACAGAATAGTATTGATTCATGGATTTCATAGAGATTATAGAGATATGGAGCCATTGGAACAAAATTTAACTTCATTAGGGTATAAAGTAGAAAACTTAAATTTTCCTCTTACTTTTCCAGATATAAAATTTTCAGTGGAGATGCTTAAAAGTTTTCTTTTAGATCTAAAATATGGTGGACTTAGTGAGAAAGAGGAAATTGTTCTCATTGGATATGGGCTTGGAGGGCTATTAATTGAGGAAACTTTGAGAGATAAAGAAGCAGAAGACATTGTTGATAAAATAGTATTGATAGCTGCTCCTCTGAGAGATTCAGTTGTTCATAGAAGATTAAAAAGGATTTTTCCACTGTTGGACACTATATTTAAACCATTGAGGCTTTTCAAAAGAAAAAAAGAATATGAAATAGATAGAAAGATAGAGATAGGATTGATTATAGGGACAGAGACAGATGGAATATTTAGTAAATGGCTGGGAGAATATAATGATGGTCTGGTAAATTCTAAAGAATGTATGCTGGGTTATGCTAAGGATACTCTTTTTCTTCCTCTTGTCCATGATGAAATACATAAAAAAATGGGAACAGCAAAATATATAAATAATTTTATATCAAAGGGACAGTTTAGAGTAGATTAA
- the mnmH gene encoding tRNA 2-selenouridine(34) synthase MnmH: MNTITYRELLEMDNYVLVDVRTPKEFESEPIPNAVNIPVLLDEERAAVGTAYVQQSKELAKELGVNFISKRLPEIFKQVQELSSKNRRIVFFCARGGMRSGTMCSLFQALGYKCMKLEGGYKAYREFVYKSIPVLNEKFKYVIIHGRTGIGKTKILAKLQEMGYPVLNLEKIADHKGSHFGALGEKRKQSQKRFETELYEFLVSNKEGYILAESESKRIGNIYIPDSVYDSLVSGYHLIAETTPEHRIEILMEDYADAPEEALRECIMKISRYTSKKNTENYLELLENKKLPELAAELIKEYYDPLYQKSIDKYQFNHKIQYATTDEGVEKVIEFLREKEFI, encoded by the coding sequence ATGAATACAATTACCTATAGGGAACTTTTAGAAATGGATAACTACGTTTTGGTTGATGTAAGAACTCCAAAAGAATTTGAAAGTGAACCTATCCCCAATGCTGTAAATATCCCTGTTTTATTGGATGAAGAAAGAGCTGCTGTTGGAACAGCTTATGTACAGCAATCAAAAGAATTAGCTAAAGAACTGGGGGTAAATTTTATTTCTAAAAGACTTCCTGAGATTTTTAAGCAGGTGCAGGAACTTTCCTCTAAAAATAGAAGAATAGTATTTTTCTGTGCAAGAGGTGGAATGAGAAGCGGAACTATGTGTTCACTTTTTCAGGCGTTAGGATATAAATGTATGAAGCTTGAAGGAGGATACAAAGCTTACAGAGAATTTGTCTATAAGTCAATTCCTGTTCTCAATGAAAAATTTAAATATGTCATTATCCATGGAAGAACAGGTATAGGAAAAACTAAAATACTTGCTAAACTTCAGGAAATGGGATACCCTGTATTAAATCTTGAAAAAATTGCAGATCACAAAGGATCTCATTTTGGAGCTCTTGGAGAGAAAAGAAAACAAAGCCAGAAAAGATTCGAAACAGAACTTTATGAATTTCTTGTTTCTAATAAAGAAGGATATATTCTTGCAGAAAGTGAAAGTAAAAGAATAGGAAATATCTATATCCCTGATTCTGTTTATGATTCTCTTGTTTCAGGATATCATTTAATAGCTGAAACTACTCCAGAACACAGAATAGAAATACTTATGGAAGATTATGCTGATGCTCCTGAAGAAGCTTTGAGAGAGTGCATCATGAAAATCAGTCGTTATACTTCTAAGAAAAATACAGAAAACTATCTGGAGCTTCTTGAAAACAAAAAGCTTCCAGAATTGGCTGCTGAATTGATAAAAGAATACTACGACCCTCTTTATCAGAAAAGTATAGACAAGTATCAATTTAATCATAAGATACAATATGCAACTACTGATGAAGGTGTAGAAAAGGTTATTGAGTTCCTAAGAGAAAAAGAATTTATATAA
- a CDS encoding adenosylcobalamin-dependent ribonucleoside-diphosphate reductase — protein MDIASWLGKDNKLGMDIWEKKYKYDGETFNEWLERVSGGDQELKEMIANKEFIFAGRILSNRGLYKLGRKITYSNCYVIAPPEDNLESIFDTAKKLARTYSYGGGCGVDISKLRPKGSEVNNSAKYTTGSISFMELYNLTTDIIGQKGRRGALMISIDVNHPDVSEFISIKSDLNKIQKANISVRVDANFMKAVVEGLQFVTEFLVEDTGEVISKEIDARKLFKELARQNWKFAEPGVLFWDRISKWNLLSEDEEFEYAGTNPCAEEPLPAGGSCLLGSLILPTFVEGKEFDFDRLANAVQKSVKALNDVLDEGLPLHPLEEQRESVRDWRQIGLGILGVGDLLIKLGMKYGSPESLEFCDNIAKVIIDNALKASALLAKESGAYPKYKADKVLKSEFLLENASIETLQLIEEYGLRNSQLLTIAPTGSIGTMLETSTGIEPNFAFSYIRKTESLHGEDVFYKVFIPIAKKYMEENEIDDEDDLPEYFVTAQNLNPYDRIKMQGIWQKRIDASISSTINLVNKVSVEEVEKLYLEAWKNGLKGMTIYRAGCDREGILTVTPKVEEKIEELKLPAMPRGELKPIAPDTIYYPTTMRIGCGKLKVMIGYSPSERAIQDLYVIRSGVGGCEKNIQAVAIYMSGILRLGGNLFMLEKAIAGVSGCTSFAVARSKNQEISKGNTCPSAILNILKNFEKEMGLDAHEKAIQKIDEEERKEIESSEREADYVTRCPECGEIIDVTGGCYTCRSCGFSKCE, from the coding sequence ATGGATATAGCTAGCTGGTTAGGAAAAGATAACAAATTAGGAATGGATATTTGGGAAAAAAAATATAAATATGATGGAGAAACATTCAATGAATGGTTAGAGAGAGTTTCTGGCGGAGATCAGGAACTAAAAGAAATGATAGCTAACAAAGAATTTATCTTTGCAGGAAGAATTCTTTCAAATAGAGGATTATATAAATTAGGAAGGAAAATAACTTATTCAAATTGTTATGTTATAGCACCTCCAGAAGATAATCTGGAATCTATATTTGATACTGCTAAAAAACTGGCAAGAACTTATTCTTATGGCGGGGGATGCGGAGTAGACATTTCTAAATTGAGGCCAAAAGGATCGGAGGTAAATAACTCAGCAAAATATACAACAGGATCAATATCTTTTATGGAGCTGTATAACCTGACTACAGATATAATAGGACAGAAAGGGAGAAGAGGAGCATTAATGATATCTATTGATGTAAATCATCCAGATGTTTCAGAATTTATATCTATCAAATCTGACCTTAATAAAATACAAAAAGCAAATATCTCTGTAAGAGTAGATGCTAATTTTATGAAAGCAGTGGTTGAAGGACTGCAATTTGTAACTGAATTTTTAGTAGAAGATACTGGTGAAGTAATCAGTAAAGAAATAGATGCAAGAAAACTTTTTAAAGAACTTGCAAGACAAAACTGGAAATTTGCTGAACCAGGAGTACTTTTCTGGGATAGAATATCAAAATGGAATCTATTAAGTGAAGATGAAGAGTTTGAATATGCTGGAACAAATCCATGTGCAGAAGAGCCATTACCAGCAGGAGGAAGCTGTCTTTTAGGTTCTCTTATTCTTCCGACATTTGTAGAGGGAAAAGAATTTGATTTTGATAGATTGGCAAATGCTGTACAAAAATCAGTAAAAGCTCTTAATGATGTACTTGATGAAGGACTTCCTCTGCATCCATTAGAGGAGCAGAGAGAATCAGTAAGAGACTGGAGACAGATTGGACTGGGAATCTTAGGAGTAGGAGACCTTTTAATAAAACTTGGAATGAAATATGGATCACCAGAATCTTTAGAATTTTGTGATAACATAGCAAAAGTTATAATTGATAATGCATTAAAGGCAAGTGCTCTTTTGGCTAAAGAGTCTGGAGCATATCCTAAATATAAAGCAGATAAAGTATTGAAATCAGAATTTCTATTGGAAAATGCAAGCATAGAGACACTTCAATTAATAGAAGAATATGGACTTAGAAATTCACAGCTTTTAACTATAGCCCCTACTGGTTCAATAGGAACAATGCTGGAGACAAGTACAGGAATAGAACCTAACTTTGCATTCTCTTATATAAGAAAAACAGAAAGTTTACATGGGGAAGATGTATTCTATAAGGTATTTATTCCAATTGCTAAAAAATATATGGAAGAAAATGAAATTGATGATGAAGATGATCTGCCAGAATACTTTGTTACAGCACAAAATCTTAATCCATATGACAGAATAAAAATGCAGGGAATATGGCAGAAAAGAATAGATGCAAGTATTTCATCAACAATCAATCTTGTAAATAAAGTTTCTGTTGAAGAAGTTGAAAAACTATATTTAGAAGCTTGGAAAAATGGTCTGAAGGGAATGACAATCTATAGAGCTGGATGTGATAGAGAGGGAATACTTACTGTAACACCTAAAGTTGAAGAAAAAATAGAAGAATTAAAATTACCAGCTATGCCTAGAGGAGAGCTGAAACCAATAGCTCCAGATACAATATACTATCCAACTACTATGAGAATAGGTTGTGGAAAACTTAAAGTAATGATTGGGTACTCACCAAGTGAGAGAGCTATTCAAGACCTGTATGTAATAAGAAGTGGTGTAGGTGGATGTGAGAAAAATATTCAGGCAGTGGCAATATATATGTCAGGAATACTTAGATTAGGTGGAAATTTATTCATGCTGGAGAAAGCAATAGCAGGAGTAAGTGGATGTACATCATTTGCTGTAGCAAGAAGTAAAAATCAGGAAATAAGTAAAGGAAATACATGTCCATCAGCTATCCTTAACATTCTTAAGAATTTCGAAAAAGAGATGGGACTGGATGCACACGAAAAAGCTATACAAAAAATAGATGAAGAAGAGAGAAAAGAGATAGAAAGCAGTGAGAGAGAAGCTGATTATGTAACTCGTTGTCCTGAATGTGGAGAGATAATAGATGTTACTGGAGGATGCTATACTTGCAGAAGCTGTGGGTTCTCTAAATGTGAATAA
- a CDS encoding M16 family metallopeptidase, whose protein sequence is MQKFKKYIFTVLLFIFSITVFSKPLENSSNLVTGKLPNGITYYIYKNKKPEEKAELNLVVKAGSLYETEQEQGLAHFLEHMAFNGTTKYEKNDMIKYLQSLGLNFGGDLNAYTSFDRTVYKLQVPSTTTEDIEKGVEVLREWATEVTLAPDQVESEKKVIIEEWRLRQGLSQRLGDIHKKAIFGNSRYFDRFPIGLPETINGATSEILKGFYDRWYLPENMSVVAVGDFDPVQVENIIKKYFNYTSDKKVTVPEDYKLAELKNNYIVFTDPEITYNTFYMTKLLDRTIVNTEEGMETNIIDQLLFNILNTRLANLSKQDNSPIMESLVYKYSINNHSDIFSAVAAVRDGRIEEGAALLNAALKTSTIKGINQTELELEKKNIYNSYKTLVANKESIQHGTYINALVEYIMSGDSFLDVDKEFEVFSKELDKIRLSDLNRRMKEIYDSNTLYFLTAPSTGKGVPDEKQLEKVMTESRDAKDNLLDFSSANVELPPIKVTNGKITESKDGAFTLSNGIKVLSKSTDFDKDKIYIKLFKKEGSSVDTYPEYLNSIFSSDLVMSSGAANISPNDLENFMKGKNFSVSPYITDYEQGISMTTDKENLIPALEYMSYTVKEPKIDDVIFKTMIENTKETILNRNNSPRAVYNDEISKLYSGNNPRRLPLSLEDLEKVNKDEALNVFKNKFDDFNGYQLLIVGSFDEKELPALLEKYFASLPSSEKTISPKPLALNIPKDIVKKEVVKGIDKKSTVTLIFPYNSTYGEKERILYSGFSRVLNIALIEDIREKIGGVYSISSKVSLSPNNFGEDRMIISFSCDTKRAEELTKAVLQVISDMSSKDIDQKKIDSIIKNYELSYKNELKENVFWLNYFYQKSTVDPEYKVPTPEEYAKIMQKKDLMDFAKKAINLNNYINVTLVPEKESL, encoded by the coding sequence ATGCAAAAATTTAAAAAATACATTTTTACTGTTCTACTTTTCATATTTTCTATAACTGTCTTTTCCAAGCCTTTGGAAAACAGCTCAAATCTAGTTACTGGAAAACTTCCAAATGGAATAACTTATTACATATACAAAAATAAAAAACCAGAAGAGAAGGCTGAACTTAATCTTGTAGTGAAAGCTGGTTCTCTGTATGAAACAGAGCAGGAGCAAGGGCTGGCTCATTTTCTTGAGCATATGGCTTTCAATGGTACTACAAAATATGAAAAAAATGATATGATAAAATACCTTCAATCTCTTGGATTAAATTTTGGAGGAGACTTAAATGCCTATACTTCTTTTGACAGAACTGTATATAAGCTGCAAGTTCCTTCAACTACAACTGAAGATATAGAAAAAGGTGTAGAAGTTCTTAGAGAATGGGCTACAGAAGTAACTCTGGCTCCTGATCAGGTAGAAAGTGAAAAGAAAGTTATTATAGAAGAGTGGAGATTAAGACAAGGTCTTTCTCAGAGACTTGGAGATATTCATAAAAAAGCTATCTTTGGTAATTCAAGATATTTTGACAGATTTCCAATAGGTCTTCCTGAAACTATTAATGGAGCTACTTCTGAAATCTTGAAAGGTTTCTATGACAGATGGTATCTTCCTGAGAATATGTCTGTAGTTGCAGTTGGAGATTTTGATCCTGTTCAGGTGGAAAATATAATCAAAAAATATTTCAACTACACAAGTGATAAAAAAGTTACTGTTCCAGAAGACTATAAGCTTGCTGAACTTAAAAATAATTATATAGTCTTTACTGATCCTGAAATCACATATAATACTTTCTATATGACAAAACTATTGGATAGAACTATTGTAAACACTGAAGAGGGAATGGAAACAAACATCATAGACCAGCTTCTTTTCAATATACTGAATACAAGGTTAGCTAATCTTTCTAAACAGGATAATTCTCCAATTATGGAAAGTCTTGTGTATAAATATTCTATCAACAACCACAGTGATATCTTTAGTGCAGTGGCTGCTGTAAGAGATGGAAGAATAGAAGAGGGAGCTGCTCTTCTCAATGCAGCTTTAAAAACATCTACAATAAAAGGAATAAACCAAACAGAACTTGAACTGGAAAAGAAAAATATTTATAACAGTTACAAAACTTTAGTTGCAAATAAAGAAAGCATCCAGCATGGAACATATATAAACGCCCTTGTGGAATACATCATGTCTGGAGACAGCTTCCTAGATGTAGATAAGGAATTTGAAGTATTCTCAAAAGAATTAGACAAAATAAGATTATCTGATCTTAATAGAAGAATGAAAGAAATATATGACAGCAATACTCTTTACTTCCTGACTGCTCCATCTACTGGAAAAGGTGTTCCAGATGAAAAGCAGCTTGAAAAAGTAATGACTGAGAGCAGAGATGCAAAAGATAATCTATTGGATTTTTCTTCAGCAAATGTAGAGCTTCCTCCTATTAAGGTAACAAATGGAAAAATAACTGAATCTAAAGATGGAGCTTTTACTCTTTCCAATGGAATTAAAGTATTATCTAAGTCAACAGACTTTGACAAAGATAAAATATATATAAAATTATTTAAAAAAGAGGGAAGCTCAGTTGATACATACCCTGAATATTTGAATTCTATATTCAGCAGCGATCTTGTAATGAGTTCTGGAGCAGCTAATATTTCTCCTAATGATTTAGAAAACTTCATGAAGGGAAAAAATTTCAGCGTGTCTCCATATATTACTGACTATGAGCAAGGAATTTCTATGACAACAGATAAAGAAAATCTTATCCCAGCTTTAGAATATATGAGCTATACTGTAAAAGAACCTAAAATTGATGATGTAATATTTAAAACAATGATAGAAAATACTAAAGAAACTATCCTAAATAGAAATAACTCTCCAAGAGCTGTATATAATGATGAAATTTCTAAACTATACAGTGGAAACAATCCAAGAAGGCTTCCTCTGTCTCTTGAAGATTTAGAAAAAGTTAATAAAGATGAAGCTTTAAATGTATTTAAGAATAAATTTGATGATTTTAATGGTTATCAATTATTAATAGTTGGTTCATTTGATGAAAAAGAACTTCCTGCACTCCTTGAGAAATATTTTGCTTCATTGCCTAGCAGTGAGAAAACAATTTCTCCTAAGCCGCTTGCTTTGAATATCCCTAAGGATATAGTAAAAAAAGAGGTAGTAAAGGGAATTGATAAAAAATCAACTGTAACTTTAATATTCCCATATAACAGTACTTATGGAGAAAAGGAAAGAATCCTGTACAGTGGTTTCTCAAGAGTATTAAATATAGCTCTTATTGAAGATATCAGAGAAAAAATAGGCGGTGTGTACTCTATCTCATCTAAAGTTTCTCTTTCACCTAATAATTTTGGTGAAGACAGAATGATAATAAGTTTCAGCTGTGACACTAAGAGAGCTGAAGAATTAACAAAAGCAGTCCTGCAAGTTATTTCTGATATGTCCAGCAAAGATATAGATCAGAAGAAAATAGACAGTATTATAAAAAACTATGAACTTTCATATAAAAATGAATTAAAAGAAAATGTATTCTGGTTAAATTATTTCTATCAAAAATCTACTGTTGATCCTGAATACAAAGTTCCTACTCCAGAAGAATATGCAAAAATAATGCAGAAAAAAGATTTAATGGACTTTGCTAAGAAAGCAATAAACTTAAATAACTACATCAATGTAACTTTGGTTCCTGAAAAGGAATCTTTATAA